One part of the Syntrophorhabdaceae bacterium genome encodes these proteins:
- a CDS encoding MFS transporter: MDRHRRYLFLILAAQYLVVYFHRVLPAVVAQDLVASFNISATALGVLASAYFYSYAAMQIPVGILSDSWGPKKTIVLFSLIAALGAIGFGLAPYFGLAVAARSLVGLGLAAVFVSSMRIFGLWFRGAQLARVAGALMAVGGIGWFSATTPLAILSEMVGWRSAVVIVGVISLAVIFLIWKFVEDSPEEKGLPPVVGAGEALAGRRDVLKDLKVILKNKHFWSIAIWFIMRGGALFGFFGLWAGPYLTDVYGFSKGAAGNILSMIAFAMIFVSPVIGHLSDRTLKSRKKILVWSSALNVLCFACALFFFDRLKMVELYVLFFFMGVTISSVGTVAIVTTKELFRDEIAGTSMGMINVFPFIGAIIFQPLMGYVLDRAGNSGGTYPLFAYRQMLWIYFITSIVALISIMRCKETFNG, translated from the coding sequence GTGGACCGTCACAGGCGGTATCTTTTCCTTATTCTCGCGGCACAATACCTGGTTGTCTATTTTCACCGCGTGTTACCCGCCGTGGTGGCCCAGGACCTGGTCGCCAGCTTCAATATATCGGCAACGGCCCTTGGCGTGCTCGCATCGGCGTACTTCTATTCCTATGCCGCGATGCAGATCCCCGTCGGGATCCTCTCAGATTCGTGGGGGCCCAAGAAGACCATCGTTCTCTTCAGCCTGATTGCGGCATTGGGCGCCATAGGGTTCGGTCTGGCTCCGTATTTCGGTCTTGCCGTCGCGGCGCGCTCTCTTGTGGGATTGGGGCTTGCCGCCGTCTTTGTGTCATCCATGAGGATCTTCGGTCTCTGGTTCAGAGGGGCTCAACTGGCACGGGTCGCGGGTGCTCTGATGGCCGTGGGCGGCATTGGATGGTTCTCCGCGACAACGCCTCTCGCCATTCTTTCCGAGATGGTCGGATGGAGGTCGGCGGTCGTGATCGTCGGGGTCATCTCTCTTGCGGTCATCTTTCTCATATGGAAATTTGTCGAGGATTCTCCGGAAGAGAAGGGATTGCCGCCCGTCGTCGGAGCCGGTGAGGCCCTCGCGGGAAGACGTGATGTGCTCAAGGACCTGAAGGTGATCCTAAAGAACAAGCATTTCTGGAGCATAGCGATCTGGTTCATTATGAGGGGAGGCGCGCTTTTCGGTTTTTTCGGTCTTTGGGCCGGGCCATACCTGACGGATGTCTACGGATTCAGCAAAGGCGCCGCCGGCAACATCCTCTCCATGATAGCCTTCGCAATGATCTTTGTGAGCCCCGTCATCGGCCACCTCTCGGACAGGACCTTGAAAAGCCGGAAGAAGATCCTCGTGTGGTCGTCGGCCCTCAATGTCCTGTGCTTTGCCTGCGCCCTCTTCTTTTTCGACCGCCTCAAAATGGTGGAGCTCTATGTGCTCTTCTTTTTTATGGGTGTTACGATCAGTTCCGTTGGTACCGTGGCGATAGTGACCACAAAGGAGCTTTTCCGCGATGAGATCGCCGGCACATCCATGGGCATGATCAACGTTTTTCCTTTCATCGGGGCCATCATTTTCCAGCCGCTGATGGGCTACGTCCTGGACAGGGCAGGCAACTCAGGCGGCACCTACCCCCTTTTCGCCTACAGGCAGATGCTATGGATATACTTCATCACCAGTATCGTGGCGCTCATCAGCATCATGAGGTGCAAGGAAACCTTTAATGGATAG